Proteins co-encoded in one Spirosoma endbachense genomic window:
- a CDS encoding SusC/RagA family TonB-linked outer membrane protein, translated as MTIYLLNHGRKRLRQWWLLSLLVLASSVGYAQTIITGTVTDGSTGEVLAGTTVQVKGTNVGATSDAKGQYQISLPATGKVLVFSFIGYQPTEVTVGSRSVVDVKLTNSDNALSEVVVVGYGVQNRRDITTAIGSVKARDLANQPVASFDQALAAKIAGVQVTQTSGAPGAALSVRVRGTGSISAGNDPLYVIDGIPLSRDTKYATGSTNTQFPDNPINVLSTINTDDIESIEVLKDASAAAIYGSRGSNGVVLLTTKRGKEGKTVISYDSYVGVQQVSKKIDMINAYEYAQLSAEAKNNAYIDRNPTGKITDSNDTRNKGVGAPSTLIQPEIVPYLSNQPGLTNTDWQDAIFRSATIQNHTLSISGGKDNVRFYVSGNYLNQRGVVINSGYKRYSARANVEVKSGHLTAGINLNPTYGYHDLIKAEGPYLGEGVIGLALQMPPIFPVYNADGSYNWGGNAWGYGATSILNPVAIANQVSDKMSQLRLLGNVYAQYNITKDLSYRLSLGTDINSFQRDYYRPSTLEIRDRKGASVPTGFSRAQNFVDWLVENTLNYSHSFGAHNVSALAGFTSQKDRRVANELTATNYPNDLVYTLNAGQVSSGSSDIQEWSLLSYLGRVQYDYNGKYLLSAAVRADGSSRFGSDNRWGYFPSVSGGWNVSQESFLKSATWLSDLKLRASYGLTGNFQIPNYGSISLLSYSNYILGPETIVSGLAPSNSANPKLRWEKTAMFDIGFDASFFRNKLNLTVDYYNANTSDLLLNVPVPRASGFSTELQNIGKVNNQGLEFTLGTHQTFGRFRWDASANIAANRNKVKALGPAGDPIIVAGGVAGAQFITQIGRPIGEYYTMIYDGVFKNQAEIDAYPHTTTTRPGDFKFIDMNKDGKIDFSSDRAVTGSYFPKYTFGFNTNLAYAGFDLGIAVQGVQGHKILNLIRRYIYNMEGNGNLFKGALDRWQSPENPGNGLVNRANRLASGSNGEISTWHIEDGSYVRIRTITLGYTLPTTLLNRLHVSRARVYVTTQNPFTFTKYLGFNPEVNSRPDSALSSGEDYGTYPLPRTTSVGINLSF; from the coding sequence ATGACTATTTATTTACTCAACCATGGGCGAAAAAGACTTCGGCAGTGGTGGCTATTGAGCCTACTTGTGCTGGCCTCATCGGTCGGCTACGCTCAGACAATCATCACCGGAACCGTTACCGACGGAAGCACCGGTGAAGTACTGGCCGGAACCACAGTTCAGGTTAAAGGGACCAACGTCGGTGCAACGAGCGATGCGAAAGGGCAGTATCAGATTTCGCTGCCTGCCACTGGAAAAGTGCTTGTATTCTCGTTTATCGGGTATCAGCCTACCGAGGTTACAGTTGGGAGCCGAAGCGTCGTTGATGTGAAGTTGACCAATTCCGATAATGCACTCAGCGAAGTGGTGGTGGTGGGTTATGGTGTGCAGAACCGACGTGACATTACGACGGCGATCGGCTCCGTAAAAGCAAGAGATCTCGCCAATCAGCCCGTTGCCAGTTTCGATCAGGCGCTGGCCGCCAAAATCGCGGGTGTGCAGGTGACACAGACATCGGGAGCGCCGGGGGCGGCTCTATCTGTGCGGGTCAGGGGCACAGGATCGATCAGTGCTGGTAATGATCCGTTGTATGTGATTGATGGAATTCCGCTTTCGCGCGATACCAAATATGCCACCGGCAGCACCAATACCCAGTTTCCTGATAATCCTATTAATGTACTCAGCACGATCAATACCGATGATATTGAGAGTATTGAAGTGCTGAAAGATGCTTCGGCTGCAGCTATTTATGGATCGCGCGGTTCCAACGGCGTTGTGTTGCTGACCACTAAACGGGGTAAGGAGGGCAAAACAGTCATTAGTTATGATTCCTATGTTGGGGTGCAGCAGGTTTCCAAAAAGATCGATATGATCAACGCCTATGAGTACGCTCAATTAAGCGCTGAAGCAAAAAATAATGCCTATATCGACCGAAATCCAACGGGGAAAATAACCGATTCTAACGATACTCGGAACAAGGGAGTAGGTGCGCCAAGTACGCTTATTCAACCTGAAATAGTGCCTTACCTCTCTAATCAGCCAGGATTGACCAACACCGACTGGCAGGATGCTATTTTCCGGTCAGCAACCATTCAGAACCATACACTTTCCATCTCGGGGGGTAAAGACAATGTTCGGTTCTATGTGTCGGGTAATTACCTCAATCAGCGGGGTGTCGTGATCAACTCCGGCTACAAACGCTACAGTGCGCGAGCCAATGTTGAAGTAAAAAGCGGTCATTTGACGGCTGGAATCAATCTGAATCCGACTTATGGATACCATGATCTCATTAAGGCCGAAGGGCCATATCTGGGCGAGGGGGTTATAGGTCTGGCTTTGCAAATGCCGCCAATCTTCCCGGTCTACAACGCCGACGGCTCGTATAACTGGGGCGGTAATGCCTGGGGATACGGGGCTACATCGATCCTGAATCCGGTTGCTATAGCCAATCAGGTTAGCGATAAAATGAGCCAGTTGCGGCTGCTGGGTAATGTTTACGCCCAATACAACATCACAAAAGACCTGTCGTATCGACTCAGCCTTGGCACCGACATCAATAGCTTCCAGCGCGATTATTACCGGCCATCGACGCTGGAAATCCGCGACCGTAAGGGAGCGTCTGTACCGACAGGTTTCTCGCGGGCGCAGAATTTTGTGGATTGGCTCGTCGAAAATACCCTGAATTATAGCCATTCTTTCGGAGCGCATAACGTATCGGCACTGGCGGGTTTCACATCGCAGAAAGACCGCCGGGTTGCCAATGAACTGACGGCCACAAACTATCCGAACGATTTGGTTTACACACTCAACGCAGGACAAGTGTCGTCGGGTAGCTCCGACATTCAGGAGTGGTCATTGTTATCGTATCTGGGTCGTGTTCAATATGATTACAACGGAAAATACCTGTTGTCGGCAGCTGTCCGGGCTGATGGTTCCTCCCGTTTCGGAAGCGACAATCGCTGGGGTTATTTTCCTTCCGTTTCTGGAGGCTGGAACGTGTCGCAGGAGTCGTTCCTGAAATCGGCGACGTGGTTGAGTGATCTGAAACTTCGCGCCAGCTACGGGCTGACGGGTAATTTCCAGATTCCGAATTATGGGTCGATCAGCTTGCTGAGCTACTCAAACTACATTCTTGGGCCTGAAACAATCGTAAGTGGTCTGGCACCCAGTAATTCGGCGAACCCCAAGCTGAGATGGGAGAAAACAGCCATGTTTGATATAGGGTTCGATGCAAGCTTTTTTCGCAATAAGCTGAATCTGACCGTCGATTATTACAATGCCAATACCTCTGATCTGCTGCTCAATGTGCCGGTTCCACGCGCGTCGGGATTCAGCACCGAATTGCAGAACATTGGCAAAGTAAATAATCAGGGGCTGGAATTTACGCTCGGCACACATCAGACGTTCGGTCGGTTTCGCTGGGATGCCAGTGCTAACATTGCCGCTAACCGAAACAAGGTGAAAGCACTCGGACCCGCCGGTGATCCAATCATTGTGGCGGGTGGTGTGGCCGGAGCGCAGTTCATCACACAAATCGGGCGTCCGATTGGCGAATACTATACCATGATTTACGATGGTGTGTTTAAAAATCAGGCTGAGATCGATGCGTATCCACATACGACCACGACCCGCCCCGGCGATTTCAAATTCATCGATATGAATAAAGACGGTAAAATTGACTTCAGCAGCGACCGGGCCGTTACGGGCAGCTATTTTCCGAAATATACGTTTGGGTTTAATACGAATCTGGCTTATGCTGGATTTGATCTGGGCATTGCTGTGCAGGGCGTTCAGGGACATAAAATTCTGAACCTGATCCGTCGGTATATCTACAATATGGAAGGAAACGGTAATCTGTTTAAAGGAGCGCTGGACCGCTGGCAGTCGCCTGAGAACCCCGGCAATGGGTTGGTTAACCGTGCCAATCGGCTGGCATCAGGTTCGAACGGGGAAATTTCGACCTGGCATATTGAAGATGGTTCGTATGTGCGTATCCGTACCATTACACTGGGGTATACATTGCCCACTACGCTACTGAATCGGTTGCATGTTAGCCGGGCGCGTGTCTACGTGACAACGCAGAATCCATTCACATTTACCAAATACCTTGGCTTTAATCCAGAGGTGAATAGCCGTCCAGACAGTGCGCTTTCATCGGGTGAAGATTACGGAACTTATCCATTACCCCGCACAACATCGGTTGGTATTAACCTCTCATTCTGA
- a CDS encoding RagB/SusD family nutrient uptake outer membrane protein, whose protein sequence is MKKITLLFISLISLSACQKDFLDLKPLSQPNVDNFYKTANDFGNAVNGAYDALQSANQYGGDFNTLIEARGDNVLDNDPSSGSGLRYNIDRFIEPTTNTVLRDTWGSLYTGINRCNLILDKIDGVTMDATLKARYKGEAQFIRALSYFNLVRLWGKVPLVLTAGTTTEARSFSRNEVADIYAAIEKDLTAAAAGLPVSYTGNDIGRATTGSAKGLLGKVYVTEKKYDLAVPLLRDLVNGTTYQLLPNIADVFLVTNKNNAELLFAVKFKKGGLLGEGHGSWFGTSIGDPIEPSLRTAYPAGDKRLPLTVMIPVPTSINAVPRKYYDELSGTNDVGNDFPVLRFADVILLYAEALNEVGYQADGDAFKALNRVRTRAGVANYTAAQLATKEAFRTAIINERRLELALESDRWFDLIRTGAAVDAIKVTGITMPPYRTVYPVPQSEIDVYNNKTTFPQNDGY, encoded by the coding sequence ATGAAAAAGATAACCTTACTTTTTATTTCACTAATTAGCCTCTCGGCTTGCCAGAAGGATTTTCTGGACTTAAAACCTTTGTCGCAGCCAAACGTAGACAACTTCTACAAAACGGCAAACGATTTTGGAAATGCTGTCAATGGTGCTTATGATGCGTTGCAAAGTGCCAATCAGTATGGGGGCGACTTCAATACATTGATTGAAGCGCGTGGCGATAATGTACTTGATAATGACCCATCCTCGGGTTCCGGTCTGCGTTACAACATAGACCGTTTCATTGAACCAACCACAAACACAGTTCTGCGCGATACGTGGGGGAGTTTGTATACGGGCATCAATCGTTGCAACCTGATACTGGATAAGATCGACGGTGTAACGATGGACGCGACTTTGAAGGCACGTTATAAAGGGGAAGCACAGTTTATCCGGGCTCTGTCGTACTTCAATCTAGTGCGGTTGTGGGGTAAAGTGCCACTCGTTTTAACGGCCGGAACAACCACCGAAGCCCGATCCTTTTCACGCAACGAAGTAGCTGATATTTATGCCGCTATTGAAAAGGATTTGACAGCCGCAGCCGCTGGTTTGCCGGTAAGCTATACGGGTAATGATATTGGCCGCGCAACAACGGGTTCGGCTAAAGGCTTGCTGGGTAAAGTGTATGTGACGGAAAAGAAATATGATCTGGCCGTTCCTCTCCTAAGGGATCTGGTGAACGGAACGACCTATCAGTTGCTGCCCAATATTGCCGATGTGTTTCTGGTCACGAACAAAAACAATGCAGAACTTTTATTTGCTGTAAAATTCAAGAAGGGTGGTTTATTGGGCGAAGGGCATGGTTCTTGGTTTGGTACCAGCATTGGCGACCCCATTGAACCGTCGTTGCGGACCGCCTATCCGGCGGGCGATAAACGACTTCCACTAACGGTTATGATTCCGGTACCTACCAGTATCAACGCTGTACCGAGGAAGTATTACGATGAACTGTCAGGGACAAACGATGTCGGTAATGATTTCCCGGTATTGCGGTTTGCCGATGTGATTCTGCTCTATGCCGAAGCCTTAAATGAGGTAGGTTACCAGGCAGACGGTGATGCATTCAAAGCCCTAAATCGGGTTCGCACGCGGGCGGGCGTGGCAAACTATACAGCTGCTCAACTGGCAACTAAAGAAGCTTTCCGGACAGCCATTATCAATGAACGGCGGCTGGAACTAGCTCTGGAAAGTGACCGGTGGTTCGATCTGATTCGAACAGGAGCCGCTGTGGATGCTATAAAAGTGACCGGCATTACGATGCCCCCTTACCGTACGGTCTATCCAGTGCCCCAGTCTGAAATTGATGTGTATAACAATAAAACCACGTTTCCTCAAAACGACGGTTATTGA